In Synergistaceae bacterium, one DNA window encodes the following:
- the tsaD gene encoding tRNA (adenosine(37)-N6)-threonylcarbamoyltransferase complex transferase subunit TsaD has protein sequence MQENFITLGIESSCDDTGLALLKGQNAVLSSVLSSQTGSHSQYGGVVPELASRMHQEAIIPLLKEVLAGADIKDPRRDIDLIAVTAGPGLMGSLLVGVMTAKALSQGWGVPLIGVNHLEGHIFANVAVGEGLAPPFISAIVSGGHTEIVLVEDFGKYKLLGSTRDDAAGEAYDKISKILGLGYPGGPVIDRLAKDGCADAYPLPTPLSGSDEIEFSFSGLKTATVTLIQNAEKTGNPVNINDLCASFQKAVIGSLVVKIALAVNRTGVKRLALSGGVAANSGLRSKLTSISGRNGWQLFLPPLSMCMDNAVMIAAAGYNAYRRGKISDLTLSPDPSWEIW, from the coding sequence ATGCAGGAAAACTTCATCACTCTTGGCATAGAATCCAGCTGCGACGATACAGGGCTCGCTTTGCTGAAAGGGCAGAATGCTGTTCTCTCCTCCGTGCTGTCCAGTCAGACCGGATCTCACTCCCAATATGGCGGGGTAGTTCCGGAACTTGCATCAAGGATGCATCAGGAGGCAATAATCCCACTCCTTAAAGAAGTCCTTGCCGGAGCAGATATCAAAGACCCCCGCAGAGACATAGACCTTATTGCGGTTACGGCAGGTCCGGGACTCATGGGGTCTCTGCTTGTCGGCGTAATGACAGCAAAGGCTTTATCTCAGGGGTGGGGCGTGCCGCTTATCGGGGTAAATCATCTTGAGGGGCATATATTTGCCAACGTAGCCGTCGGAGAAGGGCTTGCCCCCCCCTTTATATCCGCCATCGTGTCAGGTGGACATACTGAGATCGTCCTTGTTGAAGATTTTGGCAAATATAAGCTATTAGGCTCCACGCGCGATGATGCGGCAGGAGAGGCCTATGACAAGATCTCTAAAATTCTTGGGCTCGGTTATCCCGGAGGTCCTGTAATTGACAGACTTGCAAAAGATGGCTGCGCAGATGCGTATCCGCTTCCGACTCCGCTCTCTGGCAGCGATGAAATAGAATTCAGCTTTAGCGGACTCAAAACCGCGACAGTGACGCTTATACAGAATGCAGAAAAAACGGGAAATCCTGTAAACATCAATGACTTGTGCGCGTCGTTCCAGAAAGCAGTCATAGGATCACTGGTCGTAAAAATAGCACTTGCCGTGAACAGGACCGGAGTGAAAAGGCTGGCTCTTTCCGGCGGAGTCGCGGCGAACTCAGGGCTTCGTTCGAAACTCACCTCCATTTCGGGCAGAAACGGATGGCAGCTGTTCCTTCCGCCTCTCTCCATGTGCATGGACAATGCTGTTATGATAGCAGCGGCTGGGTATAACGCTTACAGGCGCGGCAAGATATCCGATTTGACCCTCTCTCCGGATCCGTCCTGGGAGATATGGTAA
- the murJ gene encoding murein biosynthesis integral membrane protein MurJ, translated as MNNNENLSGMVRHAMRMMVGTLASRILGLAREMLTAALFGATRQLDSFYIAYTLANLLRQLLAEGALSASFVPVFSRTLLGEGNDSAQDLAKQALSVLLLGGAFVVLIGVWMAPLLVGVMAPGFAVAERVLAISLTRILFPFLLFVSVGALAMGVLNSMGCFFVPAVAPALSNIVYIIFLLATMKSLSIWNLAAAVLLGGLCQMLLQWYWCLRMGVLLLPSLPKRGNVQLRSMMSLFLPYAAGLSINQINPVISRMLGSFLQGGSISVLNYADRVLQLPLGLFVIAISQAVLPMLSRQSREDTSGFRDFIRDALRFNLFLVVPVAAGLFLVSDEIIHLLFFRGAFSEWAWHATATALALYGLGLPGMASSTVILRAMYARRMPRAAVTLTMVTVGVNLCASLVLMPMFSYAGLAAATAAAFTCSSIYGGWALSRNIKEDLNFFDMTWLSRLIVSVLIMTLSILFFKFFVPYPMGSAIMNRVLWVVVIGFGGAAVYTAVTLLMHCPEWNWIKDAVSRQ; from the coding sequence ATGAACAATAACGAAAACCTATCCGGCATGGTGCGGCATGCTATGAGGATGATGGTTGGGACTCTGGCAAGCAGGATCCTCGGGCTTGCCAGAGAAATGCTCACTGCCGCACTCTTCGGCGCGACGAGGCAGCTTGATTCTTTTTATATTGCTTATACTCTGGCCAACCTCTTAAGACAGCTTCTTGCTGAAGGTGCGTTATCAGCGTCATTTGTGCCGGTATTTTCGCGGACTCTTTTAGGCGAAGGCAATGACTCGGCACAGGATCTGGCCAAGCAGGCATTGTCTGTTTTGCTTTTGGGCGGCGCATTTGTCGTGCTTATAGGCGTATGGATGGCACCGCTTTTAGTCGGTGTTATGGCTCCTGGTTTTGCCGTTGCTGAACGGGTTCTTGCCATTTCGCTTACGCGTATATTGTTTCCTTTTCTGCTTTTTGTATCGGTTGGGGCTCTCGCAATGGGAGTACTTAACAGTATGGGTTGTTTTTTTGTCCCTGCCGTTGCTCCTGCTCTCAGCAACATAGTCTATATTATTTTTCTGCTGGCAACGATGAAGTCTCTCTCGATATGGAACCTCGCCGCGGCGGTACTGCTCGGCGGTTTGTGCCAAATGCTCCTGCAATGGTATTGGTGCCTAAGGATGGGAGTGCTTTTGCTGCCGTCTCTGCCAAAACGGGGTAATGTACAGCTGAGGAGCATGATGTCTCTTTTTCTGCCCTATGCTGCAGGACTCTCAATTAATCAGATAAACCCGGTCATCAGCAGGATGCTCGGTTCCTTTCTGCAGGGCGGCTCAATATCAGTTCTTAATTATGCGGACAGAGTACTGCAGCTTCCACTGGGGCTTTTTGTCATTGCCATATCACAGGCTGTGCTTCCCATGCTCTCCCGGCAGTCTCGCGAGGATACATCCGGTTTCCGCGATTTCATACGGGACGCGCTTCGTTTTAACCTGTTCCTGGTTGTTCCTGTAGCGGCGGGACTCTTTCTGGTATCAGATGAGATCATCCATCTGCTTTTCTTTCGCGGAGCTTTCTCAGAGTGGGCCTGGCATGCCACTGCTACCGCGCTGGCGCTTTATGGTCTTGGTTTGCCCGGCATGGCGAGCAGCACTGTAATTCTAAGGGCAATGTATGCGCGCAGGATGCCGCGTGCGGCTGTCACATTGACAATGGTGACAGTAGGGGTTAACCTCTGCGCCAGTCTTGTACTTATGCCGATGTTCTCATACGCAGGACTTGCCGCTGCTACCGCGGCGGCATTTACCTGCTCAAGCATATACGGAGGCTGGGCCCTTTCGCGTAATATAAAGGAAGATTTGAATTTTTTCGATATGACATGGCTGAGCAGGTTGATTGTGTCTGTATTGATTATGACTCTCTCCATCCTGTTTTTTAAATTTTTTGTGCCATATCCCATGGGATCTGCGATAATGAACAGGGTGCTGTGGGTCGTTGTAATAGGGTTTGGCGGCGCTGCCGTATATACGGCAGTAACTTTGCTTATGCACTGTCCGGAATGGAACTGGATAAAAGATGCCGTAAGCAGACAGTGA
- the lptB gene encoding LPS export ABC transporter ATP-binding protein codes for MNISGDRSILRAEHLIKTYNRRRVVDDVSIEIRKGDIVGLLGPNGAGKSTTFYMIVGRVLPESGRVFLGDLDISTMPMFERARVGLGYLPQEASVFRNLTVLQNLDLVLEESGMERSQREEKTERLLNDYGLMHIKDVIGISLSGGERRRVEIARCLALEPAFILLDEPFSGIDPIAVADLQAIIRNLKERGYGILLTDHNVRETLSITDRAYLINEGRVFLEGLPDEIANNEQARKFYLGKDFSW; via the coding sequence ATGAATATTTCAGGTGACAGATCAATCTTAAGGGCTGAACACCTTATAAAGACGTACAACAGGCGTCGGGTCGTCGATGACGTCTCCATAGAGATACGCAAAGGTGACATTGTTGGGCTGCTGGGTCCAAACGGAGCGGGCAAGAGCACTACTTTTTATATGATAGTAGGAAGGGTGCTGCCAGAATCAGGCAGGGTATTCCTCGGGGATCTTGATATCAGTACAATGCCGATGTTTGAGAGGGCGCGGGTCGGACTCGGATATCTGCCCCAGGAAGCATCCGTGTTCAGGAATCTCACCGTTCTTCAAAATCTTGACCTGGTGCTGGAGGAATCCGGCATGGAACGCAGCCAGCGCGAGGAGAAAACAGAGCGGCTTCTTAACGATTACGGACTTATGCACATAAAGGATGTTATAGGGATATCGCTCTCAGGGGGCGAGAGGCGTCGTGTTGAAATAGCGCGCTGTCTGGCGCTTGAGCCGGCATTTATACTCCTGGATGAGCCGTTCAGCGGTATTGACCCTATTGCGGTCGCGGACCTTCAGGCTATAATCAGAAATCTTAAAGAGCGCGGATATGGGATATTGCTCACCGACCACAACGTCAGAGAGACCCTTTCCATTACGGACAGGGCATATCTTATTAACGAGGGCAGGGTTTTTCTCGAAGGTCTTCCCGATGAAATAGCCAATAACGAGCAAGCACGTAAATTTTATCTTGGGAAAGACTTTTCCTGGTAA
- the pyrE gene encoding orotate phosphoribosyltransferase: MEGRCGYKDDDVAKKIQEMMKQSGAHLEGHFKLTSGLHSGHYLQCALMLRFPKLAAYAGEKLAERLAPFRPELILSPALGGLIIGHEVARALDVPFIFCERQDGEMRLRRFPHPGNLRFALVEDVVTTGKSSCETAKILSDGGAQWVASGSVVDRRQLGVWDEWDLQSLWKIVFPVYETENCPLCKEGIPLVKPGSRPDK, encoded by the coding sequence ATGGAAGGTCGATGCGGATACAAGGATGACGACGTTGCAAAAAAAATACAGGAAATGATGAAACAGAGCGGCGCCCACCTTGAGGGGCACTTCAAGCTGACATCAGGCCTCCATAGCGGGCACTATCTTCAATGTGCACTTATGTTGCGTTTTCCGAAGCTTGCAGCTTATGCCGGTGAAAAGCTGGCAGAACGCCTGGCGCCGTTTAGGCCTGAGCTTATACTCTCGCCTGCCCTAGGGGGATTAATTATAGGACATGAGGTCGCACGAGCATTAGATGTCCCTTTTATATTCTGCGAGCGACAGGATGGGGAGATGCGCCTGCGGCGCTTCCCGCACCCGGGCAACCTTCGTTTTGCGCTTGTTGAGGATGTCGTTACGACAGGCAAATCGTCCTGCGAGACTGCCAAGATACTCTCAGACGGCGGCGCGCAATGGGTCGCTTCGGGTTCGGTGGTCGACAGGCGCCAGCTTGGCGTATGGGATGAGTGGGATCTCCAGTCCCTCTGGAAAATTGTCTTTCCTGTGTATGAGACTGAAAATTGCCCTCTCTGCAAGGAGGGCATCCCTCTTGTGAAGCCTGGGAGCCGTCCGGATAAATGA
- the pyrF gene encoding orotidine-5'-phosphate decarboxylase has product MSKETCGLILALDMQTIQAARAFLEKLDRATPYVKVGPRLFAMGGTKFAEEIIDMGYNLFLDLKLHDIPNTVASAVEPLSELGLWALTIHTSGGYEMMARSVAVRDRTGSRMKLFGITVLTSLGGELWRDVHPGSDLETALVARAETAERAGLDGIVCSPLDLGFLKGRAERLIRVVPGIRAFGVSTEDQTRIATAEAAAANGADYIVVGRPILEAADPVLEVKDIIRTLAEVKR; this is encoded by the coding sequence ATGAGTAAAGAAACATGCGGACTGATACTTGCGCTTGATATGCAGACAATCCAAGCTGCACGTGCTTTTCTTGAGAAACTTGACAGAGCTACGCCTTACGTAAAAGTGGGGCCAAGGCTCTTTGCTATGGGCGGAACAAAATTTGCCGAAGAGATAATTGACATGGGCTATAACCTGTTTCTGGACCTTAAACTGCACGATATCCCAAATACCGTAGCTTCTGCGGTGGAGCCACTGTCGGAGCTCGGGCTGTGGGCACTTACTATACATACATCCGGCGGGTACGAAATGATGGCACGTTCCGTTGCTGTCAGGGATAGGACAGGAAGCAGGATGAAACTGTTTGGTATTACGGTGCTTACAAGTCTAGGGGGAGAACTGTGGCGAGATGTCCACCCCGGCTCAGATTTGGAGACCGCACTTGTGGCGCGCGCCGAAACAGCTGAAAGAGCCGGTCTTGACGGGATAGTATGCTCGCCTCTTGACCTTGGATTTTTGAAGGGGAGGGCAGAGAGGCTTATTCGCGTCGTCCCCGGCATAAGGGCGTTCGGGGTCAGCACAGAAGACCAGACGCGAATTGCAACAGCTGAGGCTGCAGCCGCTAATGGAGCTGACTATATTGTTGTAGGAAGGCCAATACTTGAGGCTGCGGATCCGGTCCTTGAGGTAAAGGATATAATAAGGACACTGGCGGAGGTGAAACGGTAA
- a CDS encoding dihydroorotase has translation MGKILFKNFKVFDGKKFIGADSLLAEDGKISEIGNGLTCAGAEIIDGTGVRILSPGFIDLHAHFRDPGGEWNEDINSGARAGAAGGFTTMVSMPNTKPAISDASLVSYVLSKGAASGGSRILPAGCISKEREGIEMAELLKMAETGAVMFTDDGSPVRTSALLRLALQYLGNDQPRVMEHPEDISLFKGGQVHEGRASALSGLKGIPSASEEIDVARGIALVRDTGGRIHFTHISSKNALGLIARAKKEGLDVTCDTTFHHLTLNENALINSGYNSRYKVNPPLRSPEDQASLWNGLLDGTIDAIVTDHAPWHMDEKDEPFQEAPFGIASLECAVAVLIDFRNRNYQEVPLELLLSKITSSPASLLPEKWRGLGVLKEGAAADITIIDEERTRIVDCSVWKSKARCCPWEGIALTGWPVMTFLEGIRIWQDDEDLSL, from the coding sequence ATGGGAAAAATACTTTTTAAAAATTTTAAGGTGTTTGACGGGAAAAAATTCATAGGCGCAGATTCGCTGCTTGCAGAGGATGGTAAAATCTCAGAAATCGGGAACGGACTTACATGTGCGGGTGCTGAGATAATTGACGGAACCGGCGTGAGGATACTTTCCCCCGGATTTATAGACCTCCATGCCCACTTCAGGGATCCGGGAGGAGAATGGAACGAAGATATCAATTCAGGGGCAAGAGCCGGTGCTGCGGGCGGATTCACCACTATGGTCTCAATGCCTAATACTAAGCCGGCAATCTCTGATGCATCTCTTGTCAGTTATGTTCTTAGCAAAGGGGCTGCATCCGGCGGCTCTCGTATACTTCCTGCCGGCTGTATAAGCAAGGAGAGAGAGGGCATAGAAATGGCCGAACTGCTGAAAATGGCAGAAACCGGTGCCGTAATGTTCACTGACGACGGTTCTCCTGTCCGGACAAGTGCGCTACTTCGCCTTGCGCTTCAGTATCTGGGCAATGATCAGCCCCGCGTAATGGAACATCCTGAGGATATAAGCCTATTCAAGGGCGGACAGGTACATGAGGGACGTGCCAGCGCTCTGAGCGGATTAAAGGGCATTCCGTCTGCATCGGAAGAAATAGATGTGGCACGGGGTATCGCTCTTGTGCGTGATACGGGCGGCAGGATACACTTTACCCACATCAGCAGCAAGAATGCACTTGGGCTAATTGCCCGGGCAAAGAAGGAGGGACTTGACGTAACCTGCGATACGACCTTTCATCATCTGACGCTTAACGAGAATGCTCTTATCAACAGCGGATACAACTCACGCTATAAGGTAAACCCGCCGTTGCGCAGCCCTGAGGATCAGGCCTCTCTATGGAATGGGCTCCTGGATGGGACGATCGACGCAATAGTAACGGATCATGCACCTTGGCACATGGACGAAAAGGACGAACCTTTCCAGGAGGCTCCTTTCGGGATCGCGTCGCTTGAGTGCGCAGTTGCCGTACTCATAGACTTCAGAAACAGAAATTATCAGGAAGTTCCGCTTGAACTCCTGCTGTCGAAGATAACCAGCTCTCCTGCTTCGCTTCTGCCTGAAAAGTGGCGGGGGCTCGGCGTGCTCAAAGAGGGCGCAGCTGCAGATATTACAATTATAGATGAAGAACGGACCCGAATTGTCGACTGTTCCGTCTGGAAGAGCAAGGCGCGGTGCTGTCCGTGGGAGGGGATCGCCTTGACTGGGTGGCCTGTGATGACATTTCTGGAAGGGATCAGGATATGGCAGGACGATGAGGATCTGTCGCTTTAA
- a CDS encoding aspartate carbamoyltransferase catalytic subunit translates to MPSEVGQIVWRHRNVIDLDNWTKEELYFLLDQARHMENVMDRPIKKVPVLRGKMAVNLFFENSTRTRVSFELAEKMLSADVVNWSVSGSSHAKGETMRDTAWTLEAMGADIVVMRHGAVGAAQYLASKLKRAIVLNAGDGTHAHPTQALLDLYTAWKHIGTLEGRKIALVGDVLHSRVARSDIIGFKTMGCEVVLSGPPTMMPREIDALGCRYDRDPRNAVKEADMVYLLRIQRERQQDGLFPSIDEYHRWWGADEELMSFAKPGALVMHPGPMNRGVEIASEVADGHQSVILEQVRSGVAIRMALLYLCAGGAR, encoded by the coding sequence ATGCCTAGTGAAGTCGGACAGATCGTATGGCGGCACAGAAATGTCATAGATCTTGACAACTGGACAAAAGAAGAACTTTATTTCCTCCTTGACCAGGCGCGGCACATGGAAAATGTTATGGACAGGCCGATAAAAAAGGTCCCTGTCCTTCGCGGAAAGATGGCGGTCAATCTCTTCTTTGAGAACTCAACTCGTACGAGGGTTTCATTTGAACTTGCAGAAAAAATGCTTTCCGCGGATGTCGTCAACTGGTCAGTCTCAGGCTCAAGCCATGCTAAGGGTGAGACAATGCGTGACACGGCATGGACTCTGGAAGCTATGGGTGCGGACATTGTGGTCATGAGGCATGGAGCAGTCGGTGCGGCTCAGTACCTTGCTTCCAAACTCAAAAGGGCGATCGTGCTGAACGCTGGTGACGGGACTCATGCGCACCCGACTCAGGCTCTGCTTGACCTCTATACGGCATGGAAACACATCGGGACTCTTGAAGGCAGAAAGATCGCTCTTGTCGGCGATGTTCTGCATAGTCGCGTCGCCCGCAGCGATATTATAGGTTTTAAAACAATGGGCTGTGAAGTAGTGCTCTCCGGCCCCCCGACCATGATGCCCAGGGAGATAGATGCGCTGGGTTGCAGATATGACAGAGACCCGCGCAATGCCGTCAAAGAGGCCGACATGGTCTATCTGCTGCGGATACAGAGGGAGCGCCAGCAGGACGGGCTATTCCCGTCTATAGACGAGTATCATCGCTGGTGGGGTGCTGATGAGGAATTGATGTCGTTTGCTAAACCAGGTGCTCTCGTTATGCACCCCGGACCGATGAACAGGGGAGTCGAAATAGCGTCAGAAGTAGCGGACGGACATCAGAGCGTCATACTTGAGCAGGTGCGTTCCGGAGTCGCTATCCGCATGGCTCTTCTTTATCTTTGCGCAGGAGGGGCAAGATGA
- the pyrR gene encoding bifunctional pyr operon transcriptional regulator/uracil phosphoribosyltransferase PyrR produces MKEKAQLMDSQDLNRVIRRIAHEIVEQNKGTENMILVGIHRRGVHLARRLQKLIEEAEGAKVPCGELDITLYRDDLTTLFEQPMVHSTRIPQDIAGKNIFLIDDVIYTGRTIRAALEALIDLGRPSQVKLAVIIDRGHRELPIHPDICGKNVPTSKNEVIEVRVAELDGKDEVVICERDA; encoded by the coding sequence CTGAAGGAAAAGGCGCAATTGATGGATTCGCAAGATCTTAACCGCGTAATCAGAAGGATAGCGCATGAGATCGTTGAGCAAAACAAGGGAACGGAGAATATGATCCTTGTCGGTATACACAGAAGGGGAGTCCACCTCGCACGGCGTCTCCAGAAACTCATTGAAGAGGCCGAAGGAGCGAAGGTACCCTGCGGAGAGCTTGATATCACACTGTATCGCGATGACCTTACAACTCTGTTTGAGCAGCCGATGGTCCACAGCACCAGGATACCGCAGGATATTGCAGGCAAGAATATTTTTCTTATCGATGATGTTATATACACAGGCCGTACTATAAGAGCCGCACTTGAAGCTCTCATAGACCTTGGGAGGCCGTCGCAGGTCAAGCTTGCTGTCATTATCGACAGGGGGCACCGGGAACTGCCCATACACCCTGATATCTGTGGAAAGAATGTTCCTACGTCTAAGAATGAAGTTATAGAGGTCAGAGTTGCAGAACTTGACGGAAAAGACGAGGTGGTAATCTGTGAACGCGATGCCTAG
- the rnc gene encoding ribonuclease III: protein MKDKREREASLCTFQKKLGYTFRKIEFLEEALTHSSYANESGLSLHNERLEFLGDAVLELITSERLYREYKTLDEGQLTRLRSRFVCKNSLGIWAGGVGIPDIIKLGRSLLKSGATQSVAADAAEAVFGAVFLDGGYGSALTVVDRFLDSQEVEASPDALDPKTELQELLQGQGRGVPYYKTIERSGPDHALHFKVQVTLGDAILAEAWGSSIKEAEFSAAELALKSL, encoded by the coding sequence ATGAAAGATAAGAGAGAGCGTGAAGCGTCGCTTTGCACTTTTCAGAAAAAGCTCGGTTACACTTTTAGAAAAATTGAATTTCTGGAAGAGGCTCTGACTCATTCGTCCTATGCAAATGAGTCAGGCCTTTCTCTTCATAACGAGAGGCTCGAGTTTCTTGGTGATGCGGTGCTTGAACTTATAACGTCCGAAAGGCTCTATAGGGAATACAAGACCCTGGATGAGGGTCAGCTTACGAGGCTGCGTTCACGGTTTGTCTGCAAGAACAGCCTCGGCATATGGGCCGGAGGCGTAGGGATACCTGACATTATAAAGCTCGGCCGCAGCCTCTTAAAATCAGGCGCAACACAGTCAGTGGCGGCGGATGCAGCGGAGGCGGTATTTGGCGCTGTCTTTCTCGACGGCGGATATGGAAGTGCGCTGACCGTAGTGGACCGTTTCCTGGACAGCCAGGAGGTAGAAGCGTCGCCGGATGCTCTTGACCCAAAGACAGAACTGCAGGAGCTGCTTCAGGGACAGGGCAGAGGTGTCCCATACTACAAAACTATAGAACGTTCAGGCCCGGACCACGCACTTCACTTCAAAGTCCAGGTCACGCTTGGCGATGCGATCCTCGCCGAAGCCTGGGGTTCCAGTATAAAGGAAGCGGAATTTTCCGCAGCTGAACTCGCCCTTAAATCTCTGTAA
- the fabF gene encoding beta-ketoacyl-ACP synthase II: MRRVVITGAGAVTPIGLGKEEFWKALGEGKNGVGYTTLFDTSAHSTKISAEVKNFNPEEWLEKKEVRRTDRVLHLATAAADMAVKDAALDVESLDKNMFGVYIGSGEGGIGTIEENFHTIYEKGPSRVSPFLVPMMIVNMSAAYVAIRFGAKGPNMAVITACATSINCIGEAYNCIVRGDADIILAGGSEAAVTSIATAGFASLKALSNRNDDPEHASRPFDLGRDGFVMGEGAGVLVLEDLEHAKKRGAKIYAEVKGYGLSCDAYHITAPDPEGDGAYRAMAMAVRKAGWSTDDVDLINAHGTSTPLNDKMETMAIKRLFGAYGDKIMVQSTKSMIGHLLGAAGAVETIAAMLAIEKGIVHPTINQFEKDPECDLNTVPNKAVYADVNKVLINSFGFGGHNGVLALERYTD; this comes from the coding sequence ATGAGAAGGGTTGTTATCACAGGTGCCGGTGCCGTAACGCCAATCGGACTCGGCAAAGAGGAATTCTGGAAGGCCCTTGGGGAAGGTAAAAACGGTGTAGGTTATACTACGCTGTTCGATACTTCTGCACATAGCACAAAAATCAGTGCCGAGGTTAAAAATTTTAACCCTGAGGAATGGCTGGAGAAAAAGGAAGTCCGCCGTACCGACAGGGTGCTCCACCTTGCCACAGCAGCTGCTGATATGGCTGTAAAAGATGCCGCGCTTGATGTGGAGTCTCTAGATAAGAATATGTTCGGTGTCTATATAGGCAGCGGTGAGGGCGGGATAGGAACAATCGAAGAAAACTTCCATACCATCTATGAAAAGGGACCAAGCCGCGTCAGTCCTTTCTTGGTGCCGATGATGATAGTAAATATGTCCGCCGCTTATGTTGCAATACGCTTTGGAGCAAAGGGACCGAATATGGCGGTAATAACTGCATGCGCGACCTCGATAAACTGTATAGGGGAAGCATACAACTGTATTGTTCGCGGAGACGCGGATATAATACTTGCCGGGGGCTCTGAGGCAGCAGTTACATCGATCGCGACAGCCGGATTTGCTTCGCTCAAAGCTCTTTCGAACAGAAACGACGATCCGGAGCATGCCTCGCGCCCGTTTGATCTGGGACGTGATGGTTTTGTCATGGGAGAGGGAGCAGGTGTGCTTGTCCTTGAAGACCTTGAGCACGCTAAAAAACGCGGTGCAAAGATATATGCAGAGGTCAAGGGTTACGGTCTTTCATGTGATGCGTACCACATTACGGCGCCGGATCCCGAAGGAGACGGTGCATATCGTGCTATGGCAATGGCAGTGAGAAAAGCCGGATGGTCAACTGACGATGTTGATCTGATCAATGCACATGGAACATCCACGCCGCTCAACGACAAGATGGAGACCATGGCGATCAAGAGGCTGTTTGGTGCTTATGGAGACAAGATCATGGTCCAGTCAACTAAATCCATGATAGGACATTTGCTCGGTGCCGCCGGTGCCGTTGAGACTATTGCAGCGATGCTTGCAATTGAGAAAGGCATAGTCCATCCTACCATCAACCAGTTTGAGAAAGATCCTGAATGTGATCTCAACACCGTCCCCAACAAAGCCGTTTATGCCGATGTTAATAAAGTGCTGATCAACAGCTTTGGATTTGGAGGGCACAACGGAGTCCTTGCCCTGGAGCGATACACAGACTGA
- the acpP gene encoding acyl carrier protein encodes MKQEEIQAKLKEIVMDRLNAEESQIKPEASFVEDLGADSLDIVELIMGIEEEFDIEIPDEDAEKLTTVGEAMSYVKSKLGVEG; translated from the coding sequence ATGAAACAGGAAGAAATACAGGCAAAACTTAAGGAGATCGTAATGGACCGCCTTAACGCAGAAGAGAGTCAGATCAAGCCGGAAGCATCGTTCGTAGAAGATCTCGGCGCGGATTCCCTGGATATTGTAGAGCTTATCATGGGTATCGAAGAAGAGTTTGATATTGAAATACCCGATGAAGATGCCGAAAAGCTGACGACAGTCGGCGAAGCAATGAGTTATGTCAAGTCAAAACTTGGTGTAGAAGGCTAA
- the fabG gene encoding 3-oxoacyl-[acyl-carrier-protein] reductase, translating into MGDGKIALVTGAGRGMGRAIALELAKNGCSVAVNYNRSAEAAMELVRHIEADGGCAAAVKADVSSPEEVREMFRAVTAELGAVGILVCNAGITKDNLLIRMKDEEWNDVISADLNSLFYCAKEAVRPMIKARSGRIIAITSVTGLVGNAGQCNYAAAKAGMTGFIKSLAREVGARGITVNAVAPGYVDTDMTSVLSDDTRSSILKGIPVGRMGTPEDIAKTVAFLASDGASYINGQVIAVDGGMTM; encoded by the coding sequence ATGGGTGATGGCAAAATTGCGCTTGTAACTGGCGCCGGCAGGGGCATGGGAAGAGCCATAGCGCTTGAGCTTGCAAAAAACGGATGTTCCGTTGCGGTTAACTATAACCGTTCAGCTGAGGCTGCGATGGAGCTTGTACGGCATATAGAGGCCGACGGCGGATGCGCGGCAGCGGTAAAGGCGGATGTGTCATCCCCCGAAGAAGTCAGGGAGATGTTCAGAGCGGTAACCGCCGAGCTGGGCGCTGTAGGGATACTCGTCTGCAATGCAGGCATTACAAAGGATAACCTTCTGATCCGTATGAAGGATGAAGAGTGGAACGATGTAATATCAGCCGACCTTAACTCGCTCTTTTACTGTGCAAAAGAGGCAGTAAGGCCTATGATAAAGGCCCGGAGTGGACGTATAATAGCTATCACTTCGGTGACCGGACTTGTCGGTAATGCCGGGCAGTGCAACTATGCTGCTGCTAAGGCGGGAATGACTGGTTTTATCAAGAGTCTTGCGCGTGAGGTCGGCGCCAGGGGGATAACGGTCAACGCGGTTGCTCCCGGATATGTCGACACGGACATGACGTCTGTGCTTTCAGATGATACCAGGAGCTCAATTTTAAAGGGCATCCCGGTCGGACGCATGGGCACTCCGGAGGATATTGCCAAAACGGTTGCTTTTTTGGCTTCGGACGGAGCATCATATATTAATGGACAGGTGATCGCTGTTGACGGCGGCATGACTATGTGA